The DNA region GCTGGAAGATTCCTATTTAAGCATTGTCGAATCGCTCAAGCACGGCGGGATCGCCAACCAGGCGAAGATTGAGATCAAGTGGATCAACGCCGAAAAGCTCGAAGAAGAGGAAGATATCGACGCGATCCTGCGCGACGTCCAGGGGGTCCTGATCCCCGGCGGGTTTGGCGCCAGAGGGGTGGAAGGCAAGATCAAAGCGATCCGCTACGCCAGAGAGAACCGGATCCCGTTTTTGGGACTCTGTCTTGGGATGCAGTGCGCGGTGATCGAATTTGCCCGCAATATCTGTAAAATGAAAGGGGCGAACTCATCGGAGTTTGATCCCGAAACCAAGTTCCCGGTCATCGATTTTATCCCCGAACAGCGGGGGCTGATCGACAAGGGGGGGACGATGCGTTTGGGCGCCTACACCTGTAAGATCAAGAAAGGGACGATGCTCCATAAAATGTACGGCAAGGACGAGGTTGAAGAACGCCATCGCCACCGCTACGAATTCAACAATGATTTCCGCCAACCGCTGGAAGAGGCGGGATTGGTTTACTCCGGGATCAATCCCGATGCCGACCTGGTGGAAGTTATCGAACTGCCGACCCATCCCTTCTTCCTGGCGACCCAGTACCATCCGGAATTCAAGTCGCGCCCCAATCGGCCGCACCCGCTTTTTGCCGGTTTTGTGAAGGCAGCGGTCAGTTGTCTGGAAGAGCAGGTCGCGCTGTTTAAGGAAAAAGGGGTCTAATCCGCCGAAGGCGGACGGAAAGTTGTTTTAACTGCTTTATCGATAACGGTTAACGGCACCCGGTGTTTTCCGGCTAACTTCTTTAGGTCTTCGTATTCCGGCGCGGCGGTAATTACCTGGCCGGCTAGCAAGCCCAATTTAACCTTTACTTTCCCATACTTTGTTTTAACTTTAATAAATTTCCGCCGTAAAACTTCCCGGCTGGCCAGAAAGACCCTGACCCCAAGGGTTGTCGTCAGTTTATAAACCAATTCTAATTGCCGGTCTTTATCTTCCGGCCGGCAAAGAACGGTTAGTTTACTGGCGGTCCGTTCTTTTTTCATCAGAATTGGTTCGATAAAGGCATCGAGCGCGCCTGCCTTCATCAAAGCGGCGATCGCTTTGTTCAAGGTTTTTACTTCCATGTCGTCAATATTCGTTTCCAGCTGAAGGATCGTATCGTTTTCGGTCGGTAACTTTGCTTCCCCAATAAAAACCCGAAGCATTCCCAGGGTGGGGAAGGGCTTTCCTCCGGCGCCGTTGCCGATCCGTTCGACCGCCATTTTGGGGGCCGGGCCAAAGCCGCTGGTTAGAGCACTGATAATCGCCGCGCCGGTCGGGGTGACGATCTCGCCTTCGATGTCGATTCCGTAAGTTGGGATCCCTTTAAGCAGTTCCGCTGTCGCGGGGGCCGGGTTTGGTAAAATACCGTGCGCGTGTTTAATAAAACCGTGACCGTGCGGAATAGGGGAGGCGTAAATTGCTTCGATCCCCAACTTTTCGATGGCGATCGCCGTGCCGACAATGTCGATAATCGCGTCGACCGCGCCAACCTCATGGAAGTGAATTTTATTGATCGGTACGCCATGGACTTTTGCTTCCGCCCCGGCTAAACGGCAGAAGATTTTTACGCTAAGGGCTTTGACCGTTTTCGATAACTTGCTTTTATTGATGAGCCTAAGGATGTCGGCGAGACTACGGTGGTGTTGTTCGTTGTTTATGACTTCGAAATAAGCCCCATTGATATGGTGTTTTTTAATGGCTTTAAGCTTTAAGCTGTAAGCTTTGAGCGTCAGCTTTTTTAATTCTTTTATTAACGAGTTGAAATCTAACCCGGCATCAAGCAATGCCCCCTGCACCATATTGCCGGCGAGGCCGGAAGAGCAGTCGAAATAAGCGATCTTCATATGTCTCATTATAACGTCTTTTCCTGCCAAGTGAAATTCCGGCCTTTAAATAATGATAACGAGTTATGATCGGCAGCAGCCGTCCGCCATATTTACAGTTGATCAATTCCGCCCCCGGATCGGCCACGAAAGCGCGGCCTTTACGGCAAAGACTGCTGAAGGGCGACGGCGACATCGTGCCTCTGTCAGGGGCCAGATTGGGGCCGGAGCGAACGGACTACTTTTATGATTTTTTTAACTCCCGCCAGTTTTATTGGCGCTCAACCCTGGAAGTTTGTGAAACTGTCAGAGTTTTAGTCGGAACGGGAAGAATCGATCGAATAAGAACGACGGTTGATCGGGCGATAAAAGCTGCCGATCGGCATTGCGCGGAGGAGCCAAGAAAAGAACTGGCGGATGAGCTTGCCGCGGAAAACAACTCAATTGCCGAAGAAATAATGTCTGGCGATCCGAGATCCATCGGGACGTTTGCCAAAGATGAGCCGGTTATTGCTGCTTGGCTGTTTTGCAGAACATTAGCAGTCTTACAAGCCGATGGCTGGAATGACTTGGCTGTTTTAGCAAAGCCGCTGGCCTATTATTCTGAAGTTTTAGGCCAAGAATTAGAGCCGGTTGATCGGGTGATTGTTTTGCAAATGGTCCTGCCTCTCATTGCCGAAGATCGGGAACTTTTGGCGAAAAGATTAGCGGAAGCAAAAGAGGCGCTCCGGTTGATTCGCGACCCGGTTAAAAAAGGGATTGAATCCCTAAATATTGCCGGACTGCTAAAAGGGCGGGAGAGCGAAGAGGAGGAGCGTTTTTTTCGAGGCGAGGCCGGGGCCGCCATGCAAAGCACCCTGGACGATAATATTAAACATACGACGATGCTGACGAAACTGCTTATCTGCAACGGCGAAATAAATGAGGCGTGCGCCTTGCTTTTTCCTTTGAGCGAAGCGGTTTGTAAGATTGATGATAAGTTGGAGAGAGTAAACGGTATTTTTAATCTTTCGGAGATTTTGGCCCGGCTTGGTTTGTTTCCGGCGATTAAATATTTAATCGGCCGGGTCAGCGATTGATCAGAGCGGCGCAGACCGCAGCGCCAAAGCCATTGTCGATGTTGACGAC from Candidatus Margulisiibacteriota bacterium includes:
- the larC gene encoding nickel pincer cofactor biosynthesis protein LarC, which encodes MKIAYFDCSSGLAGNMVQGALLDAGLDFNSLIKELKKLTLKAYSLKLKAIKKHHINGAYFEVINNEQHHRSLADILRLINKSKLSKTVKALSVKIFCRLAGAEAKVHGVPINKIHFHEVGAVDAIIDIVGTAIAIEKLGIEAIYASPIPHGHGFIKHAHGILPNPAPATAELLKGIPTYGIDIEGEIVTPTGAAIISALTSGFGPAPKMAVERIGNGAGGKPFPTLGMLRVFIGEAKLPTENDTILQLETNIDDMEVKTLNKAIAALMKAGALDAFIEPILMKKERTASKLTVLCRPEDKDRQLELVYKLTTTLGVRVFLASREVLRRKFIKVKTKYGKVKVKLGLLAGQVITAAPEYEDLKKLAGKHRVPLTVIDKAVKTTFRPPSAD